In the genome of Pagrus major chromosome 17, Pma_NU_1.0, the window CCGCCCGAggcccctctccctcctccagcacTCCCATTCAAACTCCCTCCCCCCTAaactcccctccctctccttgtCTCTTTCTCCCACACCACCATCTTCACCTTCATGTGCCTCCCCACACTCCTCATCCTACCTCGTCCCCCGTCCGAACACCCCGAATTCCACCTCGCCCTCGCCGTCTATACGCACACCGTCCTCATCTTTTAACTTTGACATTGCCGAGCCAGCAGGACCCCAAAAGAACCGTCCGTTCTCACTGCCTTTAAATGTCCCTAAGGATGACTTGTTACCCCCTCTGGACCAGCCCCTTCCCACCAGAGACTGGGTCACCATCGAAGGGGACTTTGTCCTGGTCCTGGCCCTTTATCAGACCCACCTTGGGGCTGATCTTCATGCTGCACCCCAGGCCAGGTTTGACGATGGGCTGATCCACCTGACCTTTGTGCGGGCGGGGATCTCCAGAGCCACGCTGCTGAGACTGTTCTTTGCCATGGAAAGAGGAACCCACCACTCCGTCAACTCGCCGTATGTGAGCCATGTAAGCTGCAGGGCCTTCAGGCTGCAGCCTCTGTCTACACGGGGGACGCTCACTGTGGATGGAGAACTGGTGCCCTATGGGCCACTGCAAGCGCAGGTCAGAAAAGGGGAAAGGGCGCTTGATAGTGGCTATACTTATCATGAAGTGTTGTAATCTGAGTTTAGTGAGTGTACATGATTAGATAAGGTTTGACACTGAAGGCAGGGCTTTTGATTCCCTCTacatccacacatacacaaaccaCATGCTCATGCAATGATCATATGTTTTGCAGAGGTGTGATAGATTagtcaatcaaaacaaatgtaaaatataaaagacTGTTAAATTCCCATGTCATCTTACTGTTGTAATATATCGGCACATCTAATTATGTCCTCCAGAAAAGACTTGACTGTGCAGaattatgtgaaatgttttgaattttgtttGGCACTGTGATGACATGGCAAAAAAGCAGGTACTTTATAAACttataattattaattgattgttAATCATTCACATGGTTGACATAACGAATGATAATTTTGTCCAGCTAGTAGAGAGGTGTGTTGCATCTTTAGCTGATGTACTGTAAGCCTCTTCAGTACAAAGTATTAATGCTGTGAAATTATGTTGATGAGTTACTGTGAGATTTTTCACTGTTAATGTATGTTTTCTCCCTATATTTCACAGGTTCATCCTTCCATGGCTCGTCTCATCGTCGGCGACTCTGGAGTGAAGATTACCAGATTCTAATCAGGGATTGGTTGAGCTGATTGACAGATAAACAGCACTCTACTGAATTATGTAATCTCTGTTGTCATCTATACTCTGAGAGGGGGGGGGAGTATCTGAGAGACTTAAAATAGCCTGGATTGCAGAAACTGCTATTCTGGGGTTTAATGAAAGGGATAACCCACCGAGCCACGCATCATTGGAGCATGACTGCAGGGATTAATAGCAAAtttgaaaatggatgaaaaatgCGCCTCATTGCACAGCTGTCGGATTACGCTCCGCGTACCCTGAGATGCATGAAAACTGCACAGCTTGGGATAATAAGAGGGAAGAACAATCGAATGTTTATGGGATTTTTTGTGCAGATAGTGCATGTGTTGGATGTATGCATAGTATGCATGCAGAGAAGCACTACCTGATTGTTGCCTTTTAATGAGATGGAAAGAAATCGGATTAAATTCAGAGAAAGTTGCTCTTAAACCATAAAATgctataaaaacacattgagaTTCACTTGGGCCAACACCCCATTTAAAATTGGTCCAAACCCTTTATCCTAAACCCCTCCCCAACGTCCAAATGTTTGAGTATAAATACGTCCGTTCCTAGAAGGAATGCCTTATCTGACACTGGACAGTACAGTTGTACCTTTACCCTTTCTTACTTGTATAAGAAACCCAACTCCTGGTAATCTCTAGCCACCTATCAGAGAGTCCGTCCACTACATAAATACAACCTGGTAGACCCACCTGCCTACTGTTATCTTTGAGCACGCTTCTCTCCATTGTTTAATGACCATTTTGTTCATGCAAGTGACTCAATGTAGAGCAGCGAGATCAAGCTTGTTAGGGTCATTACACTAGTAGGAGCTATGGAACCGTTGAACGGTGAccattactgacatttttacataatCTGCCTGTTTTTCTTAGCCAGTGGATGCACGATGATGATGTCAATGATATCAGCCTTTGCAACATATTGAACATAATAATGTCTGGACAAAGCAAGCTTCTTTGTCAGTGGTTTTAGACTGTTCACGTTCAAGAAATGTTccagaatcacacacacaatagcCCTCAGCACTATTTTATGTCTAGAATACATCACTATCTCTGAGTAATCATCTTCGGAAAGGTAGAGGACATTACCTGCCTCTGTTAGGTAGTAATGAGTGCATTGATTTTGCACAATGACTGGAGTTGAAGCAGCACAGAAAATCACAACACTAGAAATCATATTAACTTTTAGAAACATCTAACGCAGAATCAGATGCAGTGTTTTGTTCTAGAAATGGATGCACTAGTATTAATAGCCTAGTCCAGATACTATAATAATGGATCACATTACATTCCTAGCTGAAATGAATTTAATGCCTCAAAGTTGAACACACATAGCTTTATAATGGTAGGATAAAATCATTTAGACGCTTTAAAATACTGCTGTGGAGAGATCATGGCACAATATTAAaatccagcagctctgtgttgtCACATCAGACTTTTGATCTAGACATAAATCAGAAGTTATGAGAAGAGAAATTATCCAGCAGCATAGCCAATCTATTGAAGTAAGTGATAAAGAATAACTTGAGAATTTAAGTACTTCCAAATGATGATAACAGCAGACCTTGGAGCCCTActaagaaatgtgttttatgaattaatatttttgaaatgttgtaATAAAACCTGCTGATATACTCTGGACAAAAGAATAAATCATTAGCATGTGCAGTGTATCAATCAGCGGGATCATGTGCCAACTGCTTGGGTCATCATCAACATATTGTATCTCATGCCTGGACAAATTAATGCCTTTGTATGATAAGCCTGTAAATTCTGGCTGTTGATCATGAACTGTTCAAACCTGACTGCAGAAAATTGAGTAAAACTCTTTGCTCACCAggctgttatttttcttctttcttctttttttttttttttaccctttgaGTGCACAATGCAGCTAGTCTACCATGATTACACTGTGCTTACACACAGCTACAGAATGTGAATACAACATGTTGAGTCTAGGTTTGTAACATCACCAAATAGAAGAATCTATACACACtgagttttttctctctttctctcgatGTTTAGGAGTTATAATAGTTTACCTTCCTGAACATGGCGCCATGGTGTTATAAACCAATTTGATTTGACAATGTCGGGGTGTAAACCCTCAATTGATAATGCCATTAAGATGTCTGTCGTGGACTGCCTGTAATGAATTTGTAATTATTACTAAAATGATgaacatatacacatatacaatGTACAGTTAATAGTTGTATATGGTTTTGAATAAATGTAACTTGAAAAGTTCTGTCTGGAGCAAATCTACTGTACTTTTGTCACATCAATGTGCCTTGTTATTTATATGATACGGTCAGAATAGCTCCTGTTATCCAGGGGGAAGCTGCTTTTATCAGTAACATTCTTTTGATATCTTATAGCATTGTTTAAACTACTTCCCACAAATCAAAACATAGCCTGTCTCCGCTCCTCTCAGTCATAGTATACTAACAAACAAAGGAGATAACCATAAAACAGTTTCATTACTCCAGTAGATTGGTCCCTCAGGCAGGTAACTCAGTAAAAACAACCAGTCACTAAAGATGTTCTCACAATATGAATATACAGTAGTTGTGATGATATAACCTCTCGTTTGCTGTATGACCATTTTGGGAAATTTATTAGTGATTTAGGTCCAATATTAAGGGGCAAAAgcaatatattatttttatactGGTAAGTAGACGTTTGGTATCCCATGATCTTGCCCAGTTGGAATCGAAAGCTCCAGACGGCTACTAAATATAGACCTTCAGGTGATATTGTATTGTCAACTGCTGTTTCAAAGGTAAAAAATTAACTTTCAATCTCAACTTGTGAGCTAAGGTGGACAAAGTGTCCTTAGATTGctcagaaaaatggaaatttgcACATCTACCTTTCCATGACAACTGAAGATAAAGACAATCTGGTACAATCAAAAGCCCCAAAACAGCTACTAGATTGTGATATTCAGATATTCAGATAAAGGTTTGCAATACACAGGTCTCATTGggtgtctttgtattttgtgtctttgcaacaactgacttttttaaaataataaatgataaattacttataaaaatatatatacaaattagtgaataacatttatatttttacataaaaGGGTACACAATCTAATTTATAATGAACACAATCTGGTAcaatcaaaagctccagaacgCTATTAAAGAAACATCGTGGTGAGATCCAGTCAGTAAATAATTGTAAAGGTCTAACTGTTCTTCTGAACCTTCGTATTTCATATCTTTGCAATAACAGACCTTTTtatggaatttctatttttacataAAGGGTACAAAATCTAATTTAGTAGAAAATGATAAATGTCTATATCTTTATCAAGATATTCTCCTTGATCCCCTAAAGAAGCTTGTGTCCAGCTACCTGTCAACAGTTTACTATTAGTTTACTATTAAAATAATGTAGAAAGGTTTGTGAATAGACTAGGTAACATGAAATAACTACATTCCCATACAGGAACATATCAGTGTTTAACCATCTACTTGTAATCTAACAGACTTTTGttcattaatgttttatatttgctttaataaatataattgactttattttgaaaaacaactgACCGGAACTTGACTACCCGAAAGTCTGACACCGCTTCCGGTGTCGCCACCTTCTTTGTCTCCGGCCCAACATTTCGACACCAGGGGTTGTCTATTTTTTCCCTTTAGTTTTGAggatatatttatacatatatcCCTAGTTTTCTGATATTGAATGACAGTCGACTCTGAAATATTTATGCCTAAAAGTAAAGCGCCAAAAATGGATGACCTGGACTACAGTAAGTGGGCTTACTAATTAGCTATTTGCATAGGCTATCGCTAGCTAGCCGTGGCTAGTTGTAGCTAATGGCTCAGTTTATTTGCTCAGGTGTGACACACTGATCATCCCGCTGAACTAAATGGAAGTGATTGACCATATACCTTTTGCCTCCTTTTCCAAGAAGCATGCCTGTGCATGTATACCACATGTATGTTAAATCAAGCCACGAAGATGCATTAGCTTAGCCTGACGCCAACTAAATATTgattattccactgtgtgctcgGAGCTAAAACGTTTCGGCTAACGTCGGTGGACATTTAACACTCTGATCAGCATCCGTCTGCACAAGGGCTTGTTAAAATGGGGTATTGATTATTCTGAACGGTCCCTCTCCTGTTAGCAGCACCCTGACTGCTGTAGTATGAATCAAACAGCACAGTTAATCCAGACTGTGGGCGTGGTTGGTGGTGTTTTagagcagctgtttgtttttgcagagTAAACACACTGGTCTGGGAACCTTTGGATGCTGCCAACCACAGCTGATCACATGCTGCTGCTTGGAGCTATAGATCTGGGTGGTGTGGAGGAAATAAATCATCACGATAATTTGTGCAAAATACATCAACTTCGAGAATGTGACCATCATAGAGCATTCAGACACTTACATTAATCCAGTCTAATGCAACAACCCTGTAACACCCTCAAGTTTTGAAAGTTATACTATAATGTTTGGTTCAATATATCAGAGATGTGTTGATTAAAATGTGTGGTTATAGTTTATGGTTTGCAGTTGTTTGGGGAATTACACCACTTTTTGCTTTAGTCTACAATCTGACTAAATTCACAAAAACTTAGTATAACATGTATTAATATAGGATTTAGTGCACGTCTGCCTTAATTTATGCTAGGTATCATCTGGTAGCGTAGTGTTTGAGTCCAtcaaagtttgtttgtgttgtcagaTCATATTTACACGGCAGCATTCTTCACCAAACAGGTAGAGTCAAGTTTTAGTGGCTTGTGTAACTCAGCTGTAACACAGCCTTCAAAaccatgaaaaaacaaatatgatttTACAATATCTGAAAAAGAAGATGCCTggttaataataacaataatcaccTTATTTCTATAACGCTTTTCAAAACCTGAGTTACAAGGAGGTTCACAAAATACGGCACTGTACAATATAGATGCAAAGCTAGCGAATGTTAGAGAAATGCAATAAAATTAATGAATTCAAGAGCacacaggaaattaaaaaacatagatagataaaacaaaatataaaagagcaacattaaaacttgaataGACATTATCCTAATGCATgcaggtgtgttttttaaagcaaatcTGATATTTAGGGGAGTTTGTTCCATAAAATTGCCATTCAGTCTAAATTTTACACAGTGTTCGTACAAgtgctggaaatccttgaaaatgcttgaattttAATGTGGTTTTTTCAAGGCTTGAAAGATGTTTGCATTTTAGATAAAATCCTTGAAACTGAATGAAAGTTTTATATTGTCTCAGCTATGTTATATAGTATGGCAGATCTACTTACAGAcaggtgacacattttgaaacataaaactctttggtgttttgtttttatttgtcatccATGTGTAGACTGCTATAATGAAACATCATTTTGGTTCTTTAGCACAATTATATAATTTAAAGTgatgaagtaaaataataattttgagtacatatgtgtataaatatatcatTTACTACAGACGTAGGTTGCTGGGAAaacttgaaaatgcttgaaaagtgcttgaatttggCTGTGGAAAAGGTGTTGGTACCCTGTGTTATAGTACCTAACTGTGGATACTATAAATGTGGACTACGTCTTCAGCACAAAGTAGTTACAATGAAAACAGTTCACAGTGAGCAAATCAAACGGAAATACATTCACCTTTATTATATTGCTGTGGTGCCTAAAGTCTCAGAGGGGATATCTCAACACCCAGCTCATATAACAAAAACTAATTGCTCAGCTTAATACCACAAGtattaaacaagaaaatatatttttgtgattttgttcaACCAAGCTTTAAACTAATACGTTTTTTTTACCAGCGGGTGGCTGGAACTGGCAATTAAAACCAAACCCCACTTGTTAACTTGTGGTGAGAACGTTTGAGAGGGACCTCTAGAATTTAAGCTGACTGTCTGACTTGAGCTTTACAGTAATCTTCTTGTGCCTCTGTCTGTGTTGGTGTCTGTGTCCAAGAAGTGTTTGTCTGCTCTTTTATTAGAGCATATCACAACTCAGTCAATGGGCAGCGTTGAAGCTCTCATGCATCAAATTCTACTGACAAAATATGAGCTAGCTGAGTGTAGAGTAAGAGTATGAGGGGCGAGAAAGAGTGACGTGAAGGAAAAACATTTGCAAGTTTGCCACTGTCTTTCCATTGTATGTTTTATATTGAGCTTCAGTTACTACTGTTACTATCCCACTTCCGCCACACCTCTCTATTGTAAGATATTGATAGAAGGAATAAGTCAGAACCAATTGTAGTAACAATGCAGTTCTCAAAATAGTTGTATTTGGGGTTTTGTAGAATATTAATAAGTCTTCCTTAGGTTGTTTGGGTACAGTTACAATATGTTatatctgcagcagcagcgatggagtcattcttcttctcttcccttACAGTCCCAGTAGACCTGAGCCCAGAGGAGCGCTCTGAGCTGGAGGACATCCGCAGGAGGAAGGGCGTCCTGCTGCAGGAGATCCAGAGGCTCAGAGAGGAACTAAGAGAGGCAATTTTGGAGGTGGAGGGACTGGAGACCAGCACGGAGGGCAGGTAAGAAGTAAAAAGAAATTGCCTTTGATCGTCACAGTGTGCACAGGTTCAATCACCATCCCTAACACGTATTACTGTTAAAACTGCGattggtttcattttttatgtgtcaTTGATCACATATTTTTTTCGTTTGAACCTGTCATCATCCCAGTATCAAACCGACAGAGCTCTCTTAATGAGCTTAATTTGCTCACATCAGCCTAtccagcagcttttaaaaacatgttaggTTTGATTTAGTCCGGAGTTTACTGCCGTCCATGCTGCTGTATATTCATACCACCTTTTCATACATGGTCATCTTTTTAATCGCGTCATATTATATACAAGTGTTGTGGTTCTTCAGCTGACATTATTGTGTCATTGATATTGATTCTTTGATAAATTGCCTTCTTTAGAACATAATTCAAGGTTGTTATTGCTTATAGAGTGGCAATGATTAGtcaactaatcagttaattgacTGATATTGATATGATATTATCACCAGTTAACACGATTAAAGGTTTATCGTTATGCTGTTTCCATCCTTTCAAATATGgagatttcctgcttttctctttcttatatgtaataaataaatgtgtgatattaaataaaatagttTAAGTATTGCACTAATATGATTTTCAAGTCTAAGCTGTTATTCTGATGTGAAATGCTgctaaattttgtttttttcttacctcTTACGATTTTGCAGCAAAACTCTACAGAAAAGTCGGCATGTGGCAATGGGAAGGAAAAAATTCAACATGGACCCGAAGAAGGTAAAATTTTTTGATATTTGTACATGTGGACTGTGTCTTTACTCTCTGTAAGCTGTGTGGTGACGAACTCTTCCCCCTCTCTGCAGGGCATTGTGTTTCTGGTGGAGAATGAGCTGCTCAGACACACTTCAGAGGACATTGCTCAGTTCCTCTACAAAGGAGAGGGCCTCAACAAGACTGCTATAGGAGATTACCTTGGAGAGAGGTGCTTGTTCTCAAAATATCTTCTGTTCTTATTTTCCTTCTGTGCCAGCTATTTGTAACCATGCTCTTTCTGTTGCTGCTCTGCAGGGATGACTTCAACATCAAAGTTCTTCAGGCCTTCGTTGACCTCCATGAGTTCACTGATCTCAACCTCGTCCAGGCCCTCaggtaaactgtgtgtgtttggcttgtTATTGTCTTTGAATCAAGGACAAAATCTCTTGATCGTGTCCTGGCACTCTCTGGTAAACAAACCTTCTCATCAACGGAAAGTCCCACTCTCACTGCTCCAACAGGTTAGGGAGGGAAGACTTGCGCAAGAGAGCAGTAGTGAGCGTAATACTGCCTTGATTGCAGAATTTGTTCTCTCTTACTTGACCCAAACCTTGACCTCTTTTCTGCAGACAGTTCCTGTGGAGTTTCCGTTTGCCTGGTGAGGCCCAGAAGATTGACAGAATGATGGAGGCCTTTGCTCAGAGATACTGCCACTGCAACCCCGGCGTCTTCCAGAGCACtggtaaacacaaacacattcacaattACACTGCATTTCATGTAGGGTAGGCCAAGTAGCCTACCTAATGTACCCACTGTAGGATGTGTACGTTTGGGAGATGTCCCActaaatcaaactttattttcctgTGATGGATCACAGGAAGGGACATTTCCTTGAAGGTGTGCACTTACACGAACAACAAGCCCCTTACAAGAAATGACCTGTAAGGCCACACAGTCTGCCAATTCATACAAACATTGATTTTTAGTACTATTTTTAGACTATTTTGCGTTTGTGTTTTCACTAATTATTTCCTTAAATTGTTTGAGATGAGGTCTCTTCAGTGTTCCCAGATTTTCATATCTCTCTGCTGGCGATAGCCATGGCCGtaggcattatgttttcaggttgtgaACACAGTATCTTAAGAATGCCTTGATGTAATTTATTCAAAGTTGCACAAATGTCCAGTCGGGCTCATGTATGaactgtttattattataatcatgagcaaacattttacacagatgtctaataggataaatGATTACTGAAGTGATTACTAGTGGAGTATAGACCTATTTAacacttaataaaaaaaaatcacttcaagCAGCTTTAAGGTAAATAtgtttaataatacattttagtcTTTGTGTTGATCAATACATGTCTCTCCTGTTTGCAGACACATGTTACGTGCTGTCATTTGCCATCATTATGCTGAACACAAGCCTCCATAACCCAAATGTGAGGGACAAACCTGGAGTGGACCGTTTCATCTCAATGAATCGAGGCATCAACGAGGGGGGCGACCTGCCTGAGGACCTGCTCAGAGTACGATAAGCTACACGTTGCTCTACATTAAGGCAGCTAAGTGCCTAAAATAAACCTACTGAAGAGATTCTTGGTGAACTCATTTTACTATCTTATCTACTCCAGAATCTCTACGAAAGTATTAAAAATGAGCCATTCAAGATCCCCGAGGACGACGGCAACGACCTGACGCACACGTTCTTCAACCCTGACAGAGAGGGTTGGCTTCTTAAACTTGGTGAGATGATGCCACTGAGGTCTTCCTGCTTTGCTTTTCTATATGTTTAACACAGATTTTAGAGAATATCACAAATCTAATATGTCAGTGTTACGGGTGTCAGGAGTGTAAATTTCCTTTGACTAAAGAAAGTGATGTGTTCTGTGTGCTACTGTACTCTTCAAGGCTTTGTGCTATGATGaacctgctcctgtctctgaGGTTTGCTGGCTCTTTGCCTCCACTTGAATCGTCAGCTCACAGTGTCGTGGCATTTTGATAAGAGACTCACTTTCTTGCGTCACAGCAGTCTAAAaatctgattgttttcttttgcatgGCGGGGCCTGTGATCTTTGTGTCACTAATATAatctccctctctatctcttcTTCCAccccacctgtctctctctttgtctgtttgtccccGGTCTTCCCCTAAATCCTCTGGTCCCTTTTTGTCTCTGCTTCTTCCCTGCGATTTCCACCGCTGCTTGTTTTCTCAGGAGGTATGTACTGACAGAGTTGCTGTAGTCATAAAGTTGTAGAAAACATTAGCCATGTATTTAGCTGTAAGCATGTAGAGATAGTAGAGTAGTATCCTTTCAGCtatttcttctcctctcactcATCATCTGTCTTCTTTTGTTTCAGGGGGACGAGTGAAAACCTGGAAACGGCGATGGTTTATTCTCACAGACAACTGCCTTTATTACTTTGAATACACCACAGTAAGTGTTTATGTCCATGAGGCATATTTCTATTAAATTGTCACAGGATATTGCTGTATTTACATTGGGTTTTCtgtggaaataaaaagagaattaaagaataaaatgtgGTAATGTTCAGGAGCTACAAGGCCACTGGAAAACATTAGCAATAATGTACTGTATCTTCGAGGGAGTGGGGTTGCTAAACTCAAGGATTAGATGCATGACTGTAGTAATCTTCCAGCGGAAAAACTGGTTTTGTTGAGACACAAGACAGTCTGGTCTCAAGATAAGACATTCCAAAGACAAACTACAAATGCGGgactaacacaaacacacaactaaCACACATTCCACAAAGGCATCAGTATAGATCAGGATCGCACTGAGCCTAAAGGTTAAGTCATGAGTGCTGCTGCTAAAACCATGACGATGACTATTTTGGATatgaggtgatttttttttttgtggaaagtATTTGCAAGTTCCCCTCAATTTGACAGTTTTTTAGCAGTAATAATAAGGAGATTGGATGAATTTTTGCTCATTGTTACACTTTAAAATTGCTTTTGTGACTGATTAAACAcatataacataaaa includes:
- the cyth2 gene encoding cytohesin-2 isoform X1; this translates as MTVDSEIFMPKSKAPKMDDLDYIPVDLSPEERSELEDIRRRKGVLLQEIQRLREELREAILEVEGLETSTEGRFCSKTLQKSRHVAMGRKKFNMDPKKGIVFLVENELLRHTSEDIAQFLYKGEGLNKTAIGDYLGERDDFNIKVLQAFVDLHEFTDLNLVQALRQFLWSFRLPGEAQKIDRMMEAFAQRYCHCNPGVFQSTDTCYVLSFAIIMLNTSLHNPNVRDKPGVDRFISMNRGINEGGDLPEDLLRNLYESIKNEPFKIPEDDGNDLTHTFFNPDREGWLLKLGGRVKTWKRRWFILTDNCLYYFEYTTDKEPRGIIPLENLSIREVEDPRKPNCFELYIPNNRGQLIKACKTEADGRVVEGNHMVYRISAPTPEEKDEWIHSIKSAVSVDPFYEMLAARKKRISLKKKEEQP
- the cyth2 gene encoding cytohesin-2 isoform X2, with protein sequence MTVDSEIFMPKSKAPKMDDLDYIPVDLSPEERSELEDIRRRKGVLLQEIQRLREELREAILEVEGLETSTEGSKTLQKSRHVAMGRKKFNMDPKKGIVFLVENELLRHTSEDIAQFLYKGEGLNKTAIGDYLGERDDFNIKVLQAFVDLHEFTDLNLVQALRQFLWSFRLPGEAQKIDRMMEAFAQRYCHCNPGVFQSTDTCYVLSFAIIMLNTSLHNPNVRDKPGVDRFISMNRGINEGGDLPEDLLRNLYESIKNEPFKIPEDDGNDLTHTFFNPDREGWLLKLGGRVKTWKRRWFILTDNCLYYFEYTTDKEPRGIIPLENLSIREVEDPRKPNCFELYIPNNRGQLIKACKTEADGRVVEGNHMVYRISAPTPEEKDEWIHSIKSAVSVDPFYEMLAARKKRISLKKKEEQP